A region of Vitis vinifera cultivar Pinot Noir 40024 chromosome 13, ASM3070453v1 DNA encodes the following proteins:
- the LOC100265452 gene encoding uncharacterized protein LOC100265452 isoform X1 → MAGRTRKGRYERNEELESIKEELREVRRELREIVQLMKGQGSKRSRGTQGYEDSGHSHRRSHTEKPVMSQIEVMKRFMVMQPPSFNGEPIAEAAEHWLRRIRRILVGLDIPEEKRVGLAAYMLVDKADFWWESIEKVYDIEVMTWEEFEIIFLGKYFGEVAKDAKRMEFEHLIQGTMSVLEYESCFSELSRFALGMISEEGEKTRRFQQGLRPAIRNRLVPLAIRDYSELVKRALLVEQDIEETNQIQEQKGDRKGKQRIGESSQGRSQGSQQRQRTQQSKGHFSFYARGEQSAKRVATNRVCYGCGAGDHLWRACPLRGVQQARPQSQGSSQQPPIVPFQPPQFQLPYYQMPQLSPAAQGTTTTTMSSQTRSSQESNARGRGRQTTRRVFALTPTKLEEDVLLVEDTDITSKDPQVGQGGLQDAPGAV, encoded by the exons ATGGCGGGAAGGACCAGAAAAGGAAGATATGAGAGAAATGAGGAGTTGGAGTCGATAAAGGAAGAACTTCGAGAAGTAAGAAGGGAGTTGAGAGAGATTGTCCAGTTGATGAAAGGTCAGGGCTCTAAGAGATCAAGAGGTACCCAGGGCTATGAGGATTCAGGGCACTCGCATAGAAGAAGCCACACTGAGAAGCCAGTAATGAGCCAGATAGAGGTGATGAAGAGATTCATGGTGATGCAACCTCCATCTTTTAATGGAGAGCCCATTGCGGAAGCAGCTGAGCATTGGTTGAGGAGGATAAGAAGAATTCTAGTGGGGCTAGACATACCTGAGGAAAAAAGGGTAGGTCTGGCAGCATACATGCTTGTTGACAAAGCTGATTTCTGGTGGGAATCAATAGAAAAAGTGTATGACATTGAGGTTATGACCTGGGAGGAATTTGAGATAATCTTCCTAGGTAAGTATTTTGGAGAGGTGGCTAAGGATGCCAAGAGGATGGAGTTTGAGCACCTCATCCAAGGAACCATGTCGGTGCTAGAGTATGAGTCATGCTTTTCGGAGTTGTCTCGATTTGCTTTGGGGATGATcagtgaggaaggagaaaagacTAGGAGGTTTCAGCAGGGGTTGAGACCTGCTATTAGGAATAGATTAGTCCCACTGGCAATAAGGGACTATTCTGAGTTGGTTAAGAGGGCTTTGTTGGTGGAGCAGGACATTGAGGAAACCAATCAAATTCAGGAGCAAAAGGGGGatagaaaagggaaacaaagaatAGGAGAAAGTTCCCAAGGGAGATCTCAAGGCTCGCAGCAGAGGCAGAGGACTCAGCAGTCTAAAGGGCATTTCTCATTCTATGCAAGAGGTGAGCAGAGTGCTAAGAGGGTGGCAACTAATAGAGTATGTTATGGTTGTGGAGCGGGAGACCACTTATGGAGGGCTTGCCCATTACGGGGCGTACAACAAGCTCGACCTCAGTCTCAGGGAAGTTCTCAACAACCGCCAATAGTGCCTTTCCAACCCCCTCAGTTTCAATTGCCTTACTACCAGATGCCACAATTATCCCCAGCAGCCCAGGGAACTACGACAACTACCATGAGTAGTCAGACTCGTTCTTCTCAGGAATCAAATGCTAGAGGTAGGGGAAGACAGACAACAAGAAGAGTTTTTGCCTTGACCCCAACAAAGTTAGAGGAGGACGTCCTTTTGGTGGAAG atacAGATATCACTTCTAAGGATCCACAGGTGGGGCAaggaggacttcaggatgctcCTGGAGCGGTTTAG
- the LOC100265452 gene encoding uncharacterized protein LOC100265452 isoform X2: MAGRTRKGRYERNEELESIKEELREVRRELREIVQLMKGQGSKRSRGTQGYEDSGHSHRRSHTEKPVMSQIEVMKRFMVMQPPSFNGEPIAEAAEHWLRRIRRILVGLDIPEEKRVGLAAYMLVDKADFWWESIEKVYDIEVMTWEEFEIIFLGKYFGEVAKDAKRMEFEHLIQGTMSVLEYESCFSELSRFALGMISEEGEKTRRFQQGLRPAIRNRLVPLAIRDYSELVKRALLVEQDIEETNQIQEQKGDRKGKQRIGESSQGRSQGSQQRQRTQQSKGHFSFYARGEQSAKRVATNRVCYGCGAGDHLWRACPLRGVQQARPQSQGSSQQPPIVPFQPPQFQLPYYQMPQLSPAAQGTTTTTMSSQTRSSQESNARGRGRQTTRRVFALTPTKLEEDVLLVEVDSHAN; the protein is encoded by the coding sequence ATGGCGGGAAGGACCAGAAAAGGAAGATATGAGAGAAATGAGGAGTTGGAGTCGATAAAGGAAGAACTTCGAGAAGTAAGAAGGGAGTTGAGAGAGATTGTCCAGTTGATGAAAGGTCAGGGCTCTAAGAGATCAAGAGGTACCCAGGGCTATGAGGATTCAGGGCACTCGCATAGAAGAAGCCACACTGAGAAGCCAGTAATGAGCCAGATAGAGGTGATGAAGAGATTCATGGTGATGCAACCTCCATCTTTTAATGGAGAGCCCATTGCGGAAGCAGCTGAGCATTGGTTGAGGAGGATAAGAAGAATTCTAGTGGGGCTAGACATACCTGAGGAAAAAAGGGTAGGTCTGGCAGCATACATGCTTGTTGACAAAGCTGATTTCTGGTGGGAATCAATAGAAAAAGTGTATGACATTGAGGTTATGACCTGGGAGGAATTTGAGATAATCTTCCTAGGTAAGTATTTTGGAGAGGTGGCTAAGGATGCCAAGAGGATGGAGTTTGAGCACCTCATCCAAGGAACCATGTCGGTGCTAGAGTATGAGTCATGCTTTTCGGAGTTGTCTCGATTTGCTTTGGGGATGATcagtgaggaaggagaaaagacTAGGAGGTTTCAGCAGGGGTTGAGACCTGCTATTAGGAATAGATTAGTCCCACTGGCAATAAGGGACTATTCTGAGTTGGTTAAGAGGGCTTTGTTGGTGGAGCAGGACATTGAGGAAACCAATCAAATTCAGGAGCAAAAGGGGGatagaaaagggaaacaaagaatAGGAGAAAGTTCCCAAGGGAGATCTCAAGGCTCGCAGCAGAGGCAGAGGACTCAGCAGTCTAAAGGGCATTTCTCATTCTATGCAAGAGGTGAGCAGAGTGCTAAGAGGGTGGCAACTAATAGAGTATGTTATGGTTGTGGAGCGGGAGACCACTTATGGAGGGCTTGCCCATTACGGGGCGTACAACAAGCTCGACCTCAGTCTCAGGGAAGTTCTCAACAACCGCCAATAGTGCCTTTCCAACCCCCTCAGTTTCAATTGCCTTACTACCAGATGCCACAATTATCCCCAGCAGCCCAGGGAACTACGACAACTACCATGAGTAGTCAGACTCGTTCTTCTCAGGAATCAAATGCTAGAGGTAGGGGAAGACAGACAACAAGAAGAGTTTTTGCCTTGACCCCAACAAAGTTAGAGGAGGACGTCCTTTTGGTGGAAG
- the LOC100260232 gene encoding uncharacterized protein LOC100260232 produces the protein MALRPLLHLLCPLCFHWIAEEMTVSVLVDVTTAALCSGASTCAEVIYINGLQQTVVGIFKMVVLPVLGQLADEYGRKPLLMVTVSTSIFPFAVLAWNKSKGFVYAYYVLRTVSYILSQGSIFCISVAYVADVVEDSKRAAAFSWITGIFSASHVLGNVLARFLPEKYIFEVSIALLIFGPVYMQLFLVETVRRAPRQDQHSTGCTKIFKVLQERCLSMKHAATLVLSSPTLKGISIISFFYELGMSGISGVLLYYLKAAFGFNKNQLSEILMMVGIGSIFSQMLILPLINPLVGEKLILCTALLASIAYALFYGLAWASWVPYLSASFGVVYVLVKPSTYAIISKASSSSNQGKAQGFIAGIQSVASLLSPLAMSPLTSWFLSSNAPFKCKGFSIVCASLCMMIALCYAVFLKQDEPANDELNNNIDDMEAALLS, from the exons ATGGCCCTCCGCCCTCTGCTCCATCTCCTTTGCCCCCTCTGCTTCCACTGGATCGCCGAGGAGATGACCGTCTCCGTCCTCGTCGACGTTACCACCGCCGCTCTTTGCTCCGGCGCCTCTACCTGTGCTGAGGTCATTTACATTAATGGTCTTCAGCAGACG GTTGTTGGAATTTTCAAGATGGTGGTGCTTCCAGTATTAGGTCAGCTTGCAGATGAGTATGGCCGGAAACCACTGCTAATGGTCACTGTATCCACATCTATATTCCCTTTTG CTGTACTTGCTTGGAATAAGTCAAAAGGATTTGTATATGCTTATTATGTGCTTCGTACGGTTTCATATATTCTAAGTCAAGGGAGTATTTTCTGCATATCGGTTGCTTATGTG GCTGATGTGGTTGAGGACAGTAAGAGGGCTGCTGCATTTAGCTGGATTACTGGAATTTTTTCTGCTTCACATGTCTTGGGAAATGTTCTAGCACGTTTTCTTCCTGAAAAGTACATTTTTGAG GTGTCAATAGCCCTCTTAATCTTTGGTCCAGTTTACATGCAACTGTTTTTGGTTGAGACAGTTAGACGGGCTCCTAGGCAGGATCAACATTCAACTGGCTGCACAAAGATTTTCAAGGTTTTGCAGGAAAGATGCCTCTCTATGAAACATGCAGCAACTCTGGTTCTTAGCAG TCCAACACTCAAGGGAATATCTATTATTTCCTTCTTCTATGAGTTGGGTATGTCTGGCATCAGTGGGGTCTTGCTG TATTATCTGAAGGCAGCCTTTGGTTTCAACAAAAATCAATTATCAGAAATTTTGATGATGGTGGGAATTGGTTCAATTTTCTCTCAG ATGTTGATCCTTCCTCTAATAAATCCATTAGTTGGTGAAAAACTAATACTTTGCACTGCATTGCTTGCTTCAATAGCTTAT GCATTGTTCTATGGGTTGGCATGGGCATCATGG GTACCATACCTCAGTGCCTCATTTGGAGTCGTCTATGTCCTTGTGAAACCTTCT ACTTATGCTATTATTTCAAAAGCATCAAGCTCATCCAATCAG GGAAAAGCACAAGGATTCATTGCTGGAATCCAGTCTGTCGCAAGTTTGTTATCACCACTCGCAATGAGTCCACTGACAT CATGGTTCCTGTCTAGCAATGCCCCTTTCAAGTGCAAAGGTTTCAGTATCGTTTGTGCATCATTATGCATG ATGATTGCTTTATGTTATGCTGTTTTCCTGAAACAAGATGAACCTGCAAATGATGAGTTGAACAACAATATTGATGACATGGAAGCAGCTCTTCTATCATAA